The following proteins come from a genomic window of Pseudomonas putida:
- a CDS encoding AMP-binding protein, translating into MRHELTAFQALLRQHAVEHPDAVAVQGDAQRYTYQQLLDEVESRAASLRNQPAGTFAVVLDNGPEALFWDLAALFAERASVIVPSFFSAAQFQHCLQQSGVTAVVCEAQWADQLTALGFDQQAPANVWLRDSVAAPALPEGTAKITYTSGSTGTPKGVCLSAEIMLRVAHELEAASRPAEPQRYLAVLPLGVLLENLGVYAALMAGACVQLYPQQQLGMGGASQVDFKRLLGAIALSGAQSLILVPQLLMGLVTAIERGLMRVGPLRLVAVGGARVSPSLLARAEAVGLPVFEGYGLSECASVVALNRTGAVRPGSVGKPLPHVQVRIAEDGEVLVAGSILLGYLGEPPVTGQWWATGDVGHLDEEGYLYLDGRKKHQFITSFGRNVNPEWVEAELSQSGVIAQAFVHGEALPNNLALLWPLDPGISDEAIEQAVQQCNARLPDYARVHAWRRLPVPLSTLDETLTANGRPRREAILQRYHTLLSDISL; encoded by the coding sequence ATGCGGCATGAACTGACTGCCTTTCAGGCACTGTTGCGCCAGCACGCCGTGGAACATCCTGACGCCGTGGCCGTCCAGGGAGATGCGCAGCGTTACACCTACCAGCAACTGCTTGACGAAGTCGAATCTCGCGCGGCCAGCCTGCGCAACCAACCTGCGGGAACCTTCGCCGTGGTGCTGGATAACGGGCCCGAAGCGCTATTCTGGGATCTGGCGGCGCTGTTCGCTGAACGTGCCAGTGTGATAGTGCCGTCGTTTTTCAGCGCAGCCCAGTTCCAGCACTGCTTGCAGCAAAGCGGAGTGACGGCGGTCGTGTGCGAGGCGCAGTGGGCTGATCAGCTCACTGCGCTTGGCTTTGACCAGCAGGCACCAGCGAATGTCTGGCTGCGTGACAGTGTTGCCGCCCCGGCGCTGCCTGAGGGCACTGCCAAGATCACTTACACCTCCGGTAGCACCGGCACGCCCAAAGGCGTGTGCCTGAGCGCTGAAATCATGCTGCGTGTGGCGCATGAGCTGGAGGCCGCCAGCCGCCCAGCCGAGCCGCAGCGATACCTGGCGGTACTGCCACTGGGGGTTTTGCTGGAAAACCTGGGCGTCTACGCCGCGCTCATGGCTGGCGCTTGTGTGCAGCTCTACCCGCAGCAGCAGTTGGGGATGGGAGGGGCAAGCCAGGTCGACTTCAAGCGCCTGCTGGGCGCAATCGCCCTCAGTGGTGCGCAGAGCCTGATCCTGGTGCCGCAGCTGCTGATGGGGTTGGTGACAGCGATCGAGCGTGGCCTGATGCGGGTCGGCCCACTGCGTTTGGTGGCGGTAGGCGGTGCTCGGGTATCGCCAAGCCTGCTCGCGCGGGCCGAGGCGGTCGGTTTGCCAGTGTTCGAAGGTTACGGCTTGTCCGAGTGCGCCTCGGTAGTGGCGCTCAATCGCACAGGGGCTGTACGCCCGGGGAGCGTTGGCAAGCCGTTGCCGCATGTGCAGGTGCGCATCGCCGAGGATGGCGAAGTTCTGGTGGCCGGCTCGATATTGCTGGGCTACCTGGGAGAGCCGCCTGTAACCGGGCAGTGGTGGGCAACAGGCGATGTAGGCCACCTCGATGAGGAGGGCTACCTGTATCTGGATGGCCGCAAGAAGCACCAGTTCATTACCAGCTTCGGGCGCAACGTCAACCCGGAGTGGGTGGAAGCCGAGCTGAGCCAAAGTGGCGTGATCGCCCAGGCTTTCGTGCATGGCGAAGCCCTGCCAAACAACCTTGCCTTGCTCTGGCCCCTGGATCCCGGCATCAGCGACGAGGCCATCGAACAGGCCGTACAGCAATGCAACGCGCGGTTGCCCGATTACGCCCGGGTACACGCCTGGCGCCGTTTACCTGTGCCTCTGAGCACGCTTGACGAAACCTTGACTGCCAATGGCCGCCCGCGACGTGAGGCGATCTTGCAGCGTTACCACACCCTGTTATCCGACATCTCGTTGTGA
- the xth gene encoding exodeoxyribonuclease III, with protein sequence MKALKIATFNINGIRSRLPALLAWLEREQPDIACLQELKAADQQFPRAELEAAGYGSLHHGQPSWNGVAILVRGSDPLEVRRGLPGMEEDGQSRYLEAAAHGVLVACLYLPNGNPQPGPKFDYKLHWFECLIKHARSLYESGHPTLLAGDFNVVPTDMDIYNPRSWMKDALLQPESRACYQRLLDQGWLDAIRHLYPDERVYTFWDYFRNHWARNAGLRIDHLLLNPELAPYLKRAGVDAWVRNEAKASDHAPVWIELGTRRARS encoded by the coding sequence GGCTGGAGCGGGAGCAACCTGACATCGCCTGCCTGCAGGAGCTGAAGGCGGCCGATCAGCAGTTCCCTCGTGCGGAGCTTGAGGCGGCAGGCTATGGCAGCCTTCATCATGGGCAACCGTCATGGAACGGCGTGGCCATTCTGGTGCGGGGCAGCGATCCGCTTGAGGTTCGCCGCGGCTTGCCCGGCATGGAAGAGGACGGCCAGAGCCGCTATCTGGAAGCTGCGGCACACGGGGTATTGGTCGCGTGCCTCTACCTGCCGAACGGCAACCCGCAGCCCGGGCCCAAGTTCGATTACAAGCTGCACTGGTTCGAATGCCTGATCAAGCATGCACGCAGCCTCTATGAAAGTGGCCACCCCACGCTGCTGGCAGGGGATTTCAATGTCGTGCCCACTGACATGGACATCTATAACCCGCGTTCCTGGATGAAGGACGCATTGCTGCAACCTGAGTCGCGAGCGTGTTACCAACGACTGCTTGACCAGGGCTGGCTCGATGCCATACGCCATCTGTACCCGGACGAGCGTGTCTACACCTTCTGGGACTATTTCCGTAACCACTGGGCGCGCAATGCCGGGTTGCGAATCGATCATCTGTTGCTCAACCCCGAGCTTGCGCCTTATCTGAAACGGGCGGGTGTCGATGCGTGGGTGCGTAACGAGGCCAAGGCCAGCGACCATGCACCCGTCTGGATCGAGCTGGGTACGCGTCGTGCTCGGTCATAG
- a CDS encoding thermostable hemolysin gives MTQSHQWHSLLPLPIGSHADHQAHLSLHLSDDQGRGELEHFIHERFASVHQADVQHYLPELLALQGSHGRLIAAAGMRPASEGPLFLERYLDEPLESAVSRVTGASPDRNCMVEVGNLASLSAGSARIMIIAVTWLLAMRGLEWVAFTGAATLFNSFRRLGLVPTVLASADPARMQGQVDQWGTYYDQRPQVFAGNIGFGFDALKQAGMFERLGFPMLALETGHAA, from the coding sequence ATGACTCAATCTCATCAATGGCACAGTTTGCTTCCGTTACCCATCGGTAGCCATGCCGATCATCAGGCGCATCTTTCTCTTCACCTCAGCGACGATCAAGGGCGCGGCGAGCTGGAGCACTTCATACACGAGCGCTTTGCCAGCGTGCACCAGGCGGATGTGCAGCATTACCTGCCGGAACTGCTTGCCTTGCAGGGTAGCCACGGTCGCCTGATCGCGGCGGCAGGCATGCGACCGGCCAGCGAAGGGCCGCTCTTCCTTGAGCGGTATCTGGACGAGCCTCTGGAATCTGCTGTTTCACGGGTAACCGGTGCCTCACCGGATCGCAACTGCATGGTAGAAGTAGGCAACCTGGCCTCGCTCAGCGCCGGCAGCGCTCGAATAATGATCATCGCCGTGACGTGGTTGCTGGCCATGCGCGGTTTGGAGTGGGTGGCATTCACGGGCGCCGCGACACTGTTCAACAGTTTCCGGCGACTGGGGCTGGTGCCCACTGTTCTGGCCTCAGCGGATCCTGCTCGCATGCAGGGCCAAGTGGACCAGTGGGGGACCTACTACGACCAGCGACCACAGGTATTTGCCGGCAACATAGGCTTTGGCTTCGATGCCCTGAAACAGGCGGGCATGTTCGAGCGGCTTGGGTTTCCCATGTTAGCCCTGGAGACCGGCCATGCGGCATGA
- a CDS encoding biliverdin-producing heme oxygenase produces MSFFDTLQVQTAQERQALFAVPVIREALAGQVSLDSYVAFLTQAYYHVRHTVPLMMACGARLPLRLEWLRGAVCEYIEEEYGHEQWILNDIKACGGDWEAVRDGQPVQSIELMVAYLYDLIARGNPVGLFGMVNVLEGTSIALATQAAGVIQNTLALPDQAFSYLSSHGALDQDHMVTYKQLMDRLDDAGDQQAVLHAAKVVYRLYTEMFQGLPRAGQQEVHHAFG; encoded by the coding sequence ATGTCCTTTTTCGACACCCTGCAAGTACAAACCGCCCAAGAGCGTCAGGCGCTGTTCGCCGTACCGGTGATCCGCGAGGCCCTGGCCGGCCAGGTCAGCCTGGACAGCTACGTCGCGTTCCTGACTCAGGCTTATTACCATGTGCGCCATACCGTGCCGCTGATGATGGCCTGTGGGGCACGATTGCCGCTACGGCTGGAGTGGCTGCGCGGCGCGGTCTGCGAATACATCGAGGAGGAATACGGCCACGAACAGTGGATCCTCAACGACATCAAAGCGTGCGGCGGTGACTGGGAGGCCGTGCGCGATGGCCAGCCGGTGCAATCCATCGAGCTGATGGTTGCCTACCTGTACGACTTGATCGCACGCGGCAACCCGGTCGGGTTGTTCGGCATGGTCAACGTGCTCGAAGGCACCAGCATCGCCCTGGCCACCCAGGCGGCGGGCGTCATCCAGAACACATTGGCACTGCCAGACCAGGCGTTCAGCTACCTTAGCTCGCACGGTGCGCTCGATCAGGACCACATGGTGACCTACAAACAGTTGATGGACCGTCTCGACGATGCCGGTGACCAGCAGGCCGTCCTCCACGCGGCCAAGGTCGTCTACCGCTTGTATACCGAGATGTTCCAGGGCTTGCCGCGTGCCGGGCAGCAAGAGGTGCACCATGCGTTTGGCTGA
- a CDS encoding metalloregulator ArsR/SmtB family transcription factor has product MITPPDVFKSLSDETRARATLLIASLGELCVCELMCALDDSQPKISRHLAQLRSNGMLLDRRQGQWVYYRLNPELPSWVHEMLQVTLQANSQWLADNALRLKNMDGRPVRDSACC; this is encoded by the coding sequence ATGATCACCCCGCCCGATGTCTTCAAGAGCCTCTCTGACGAAACCCGCGCTCGCGCCACCCTGCTTATCGCCAGCCTGGGCGAACTGTGCGTCTGCGAACTGATGTGCGCGCTGGACGACAGCCAGCCCAAGATCAGTCGCCACCTGGCACAACTGCGCAGCAATGGCATGCTGCTGGACCGCCGTCAGGGCCAGTGGGTGTATTACCGCTTGAATCCGGAGCTGCCTTCCTGGGTTCACGAGATGCTGCAGGTCACCTTGCAAGCCAATTCGCAATGGCTGGCAGACAACGCCCTTCGGCTGAAGAACATGGACGGCCGCCCCGTTCGTGATTCGGCCTGCTGCTGA
- the arsB gene encoding arsenical efflux pump membrane protein ArsB yields MLPAIAVFVFTLILVIWQPKGLGVGWSAALGALIALATGVVSLHDIPVVWAIVWNATATFIAIIIISLLLDEAGFFEWAALHVARWANGGGYRLFAFCVLLGAAVSALFANDGAALILTPIVMSMLLALRFSPAATLAFVMAAGFIADTASLPLVVSNLVNIVSADYFGLGFAEYASVMVPVNIASVATTLLVLFLFFRRDIPKQYALDALKAPSEAIHDHATFKVGWWVLLVLLAGLFVLEPLGIPISAVAAVCAAILFAVAARGHRISTRRVLREAPWQVVIFSLGMYLVVYGLKNAGLTDMLTHLLDWLAGQGLWSAAIGTGLISALLSSVMNNMPSVLIGALSIQASGAEGLVREAMIYANVIGCDLGPKITPIGSLATLLWLHVLARKGMRITWGYYFKVGLLLTVPVLLITLSALALRLSL; encoded by the coding sequence ATGCTGCCCGCCATTGCTGTCTTCGTATTCACCCTCATATTGGTCATCTGGCAGCCCAAGGGGCTCGGGGTTGGCTGGAGCGCCGCGCTAGGCGCCCTCATTGCCCTGGCTACAGGCGTGGTTTCGCTGCATGACATCCCTGTCGTATGGGCCATTGTCTGGAACGCCACCGCCACGTTCATCGCGATCATCATCATCAGCTTGCTGCTGGATGAGGCAGGTTTCTTCGAATGGGCCGCATTGCATGTGGCGCGCTGGGCAAACGGCGGTGGCTACCGCCTGTTCGCCTTCTGCGTACTGCTCGGCGCCGCTGTATCGGCCCTGTTCGCCAACGACGGTGCGGCGCTGATCCTCACCCCCATCGTCATGTCGATGCTGCTCGCGCTGCGCTTCTCACCTGCTGCGACACTGGCCTTTGTCATGGCAGCAGGCTTCATTGCCGACACGGCAAGCCTGCCGCTGGTGGTTTCCAACCTGGTCAACATCGTCTCCGCCGACTACTTCGGCCTGGGCTTCGCCGAATACGCATCGGTGATGGTGCCGGTGAATATCGCCAGCGTGGCGACCACCCTGCTGGTGCTTTTTCTGTTTTTCCGTCGTGATATCCCCAAGCAGTACGCGCTCGATGCGCTGAAGGCGCCGAGCGAGGCAATTCATGACCACGCCACCTTCAAAGTCGGTTGGTGGGTGCTGCTGGTGTTGCTTGCAGGCCTGTTCGTACTGGAACCTCTGGGCATCCCGATCAGTGCGGTGGCCGCCGTCTGCGCCGCAATCCTCTTTGCCGTGGCCGCTCGTGGTCACCGCATCTCAACCCGTCGCGTGCTGCGGGAAGCGCCGTGGCAGGTGGTGATCTTTTCTCTGGGCATGTACCTGGTGGTGTACGGCCTGAAGAACGCCGGCCTTACGGACATGCTCACCCATCTGCTGGACTGGCTTGCCGGGCAGGGACTGTGGAGCGCGGCCATTGGCACCGGGTTGATCTCCGCGCTGCTGTCCTCAGTCATGAACAACATGCCCAGCGTGCTGATCGGCGCATTGTCGATCCAGGCCAGCGGCGCAGAGGGCCTGGTACGTGAGGCGATGATCTACGCCAATGTCATCGGCTGCGACCTTGGCCCGAAAATCACCCCGATCGGCAGCCTCGCCACGCTGCTTTGGCTGCATGTGCTGGCGCGTAAAGGCATGCGCATCACCTGGGGTTACTACTTCAAGGTCGGCCTGCTGCTCACGGTACCGGTTTTGCTGATCACCCTTTCTGCTCTGGCACTGCGCCTGAGCCTCTGA
- a CDS encoding SDR family oxidoreductase, protein MRLAESVVILTGASGGIGLELAEQLCAAGAQVLAVSRHMGKLAGLMNRYPDRLRWQEADLRSQSGREHVIERAREMGAVNVLINAAGVNRFALLDQLDEHALDELLDINLKAPLQLTRACLPLLRAQPKALVVNVGSTYGSIGYPGYATYCASKFALRGFSEALRRELADTTVNVLYAAPRATRTTMNSSAATALNQALKVGMDDPADVARAVLQAVQSERTELYLGWPEKLFVRINGMLPGMVDRALRKQLPVIRRYIGSHSKESNK, encoded by the coding sequence ATGCGTTTGGCTGAGTCCGTGGTGATCCTCACCGGCGCCAGTGGGGGCATAGGCCTGGAGTTGGCTGAACAGCTCTGCGCTGCCGGTGCCCAGGTGTTGGCGGTCAGCCGGCATATGGGCAAGCTGGCTGGCCTGATGAACCGGTACCCCGACCGGCTGCGCTGGCAGGAAGCCGACCTGCGCAGCCAGTCAGGGCGCGAACACGTCATCGAGCGGGCACGCGAGATGGGGGCTGTCAATGTGCTGATCAACGCGGCTGGCGTGAATCGCTTCGCTCTGCTCGACCAGCTGGATGAGCATGCGCTGGACGAGCTATTGGACATCAATCTGAAGGCGCCTTTGCAACTGACACGCGCCTGCCTGCCGTTGCTGCGCGCTCAGCCCAAGGCGTTGGTGGTCAATGTCGGGTCAACCTATGGCTCGATCGGCTACCCCGGCTACGCCACCTACTGCGCCAGCAAGTTTGCGCTGCGTGGTTTTTCGGAAGCGCTGCGCCGCGAGTTGGCCGATACCACGGTGAACGTGCTGTATGCCGCCCCACGGGCAACCCGTACAACGATGAACAGCAGCGCCGCGACTGCGCTCAATCAAGCGCTGAAAGTTGGCATGGACGACCCTGCGGACGTCGCTCGTGCTGTGCTTCAGGCGGTGCAATCCGAGCGCACCGAGCTTTATCTGGGGTGGCCGGAAAAGCTCTTCGTGCGTATCAACGGCATGTTGCCGGGCATGGTCGATCGCGCACTGCGCAAGCAACTGCCTGTCATTCGCCGCTATATCGGCAGCCATTCCAAGGAGTCGAACAAATGA
- the arsH gene encoding arsenical resistance protein ArsH: protein MSEQLPNLDLTLFDLPPSATPTSEHKPRILLLYGSTRERSFSRLLVEEAARLLEHLGAETRTFDPSGLPLPDEVPVEHPKVQELRDLVQWSEGQVWCSPERHGAMSAVFKAQIDWIPLALGALRPTQGKTLAVMQVCGGSQSFNVVNQLRVLGRWMRMFTIPNQSSVPKAYLEFDDAGRMKPSPYYDRVVDVMEELVKFTVLLRDRQAFLVDRYSERKESAEQLSERVNQRSI, encoded by the coding sequence ATGTCCGAGCAACTGCCTAACCTCGACCTCACGCTGTTCGACCTGCCACCTTCGGCAACCCCGACCAGCGAACACAAACCACGTATCCTGCTGCTGTACGGGTCTACCCGAGAACGCTCCTTCAGTCGCTTGCTGGTAGAAGAAGCCGCACGCCTACTGGAGCACCTCGGTGCCGAAACCCGCACCTTCGACCCGTCGGGCCTGCCGCTGCCTGACGAAGTACCCGTAGAGCATCCCAAAGTGCAGGAGCTGCGTGACCTGGTGCAGTGGTCAGAAGGCCAGGTGTGGTGCTCGCCGGAGCGCCATGGGGCGATGTCGGCGGTGTTCAAGGCACAGATTGACTGGATTCCCTTGGCGCTGGGTGCGCTGCGTCCCACCCAAGGCAAGACCCTGGCCGTGATGCAGGTGTGCGGCGGCTCGCAGTCGTTCAACGTGGTCAACCAGTTGCGCGTGCTGGGCCGCTGGATGCGGATGTTCACCATCCCGAACCAGTCTTCGGTTCCCAAGGCTTATCTGGAGTTCGACGACGCCGGACGGATGAAGCCATCGCCCTACTACGATCGGGTGGTTGATGTCATGGAGGAGCTGGTGAAGTTCACCGTCCTGCTACGCGACCGTCAGGCATTCCTGGTGGACCGATATTCAGAACGCAAGGAAAGCGCCGAGCAGCTATCTGAGCGGGTCAATCAGCGATCAATCTGA
- a CDS encoding response regulator, producing the protein MRLLLVEDDIALGEGICDGLRQEGYTLDWLCDGVSGLHALQHETFDLLILDLGLPRMDGIELLRRLRAGGDSLPVLILTARDALDDRIAGLDAGADDYLVKPFDLNELKARLRALLRRSVGRAKVLIEHAGVSLDPATQQVHYNGVEVVLTPKEYVLLHELLAHPGKVFTRERLTQLLYGWDEEPESNTLEVNIYHLRKKLFNGLIRTVRGIGYLVEVKA; encoded by the coding sequence ATGCGGCTGTTGCTGGTTGAGGATGACATTGCACTGGGGGAGGGGATTTGCGACGGCTTACGCCAGGAGGGGTACACCCTCGACTGGTTGTGTGACGGTGTCAGTGGCTTGCATGCGCTGCAACACGAGACCTTCGACCTGCTGATCCTGGATCTTGGATTGCCCCGTATGGATGGCATCGAGCTACTCAGGCGATTACGCGCAGGCGGCGACAGCTTGCCGGTGCTGATCCTCACCGCGCGGGATGCTCTCGATGATCGCATTGCCGGCCTGGATGCCGGCGCCGATGATTACCTGGTCAAGCCTTTCGACCTCAACGAGCTCAAGGCGCGCTTGCGCGCCTTGCTGCGGCGCAGCGTAGGGCGCGCCAAGGTGCTGATCGAGCATGCCGGGGTCAGCCTGGACCCGGCCACCCAGCAAGTGCACTACAATGGCGTCGAAGTTGTGCTCACCCCCAAAGAGTATGTGCTGCTGCATGAGTTGCTGGCACATCCCGGCAAGGTATTCACGCGTGAACGCCTGACTCAACTGCTGTATGGCTGGGATGAAGAGCCGGAGAGCAACACGCTGGAGGTGAACATCTACCACCTGCGCAAGAAGCTGTTCAACGGCCTGATTCGCACGGTGCGCGGCATTGGCTATCTGGTCGAGGTCAAGGCATGA
- a CDS encoding two-component sensor histidine kinase: MSSLRQRTLWRVMLLLLLGTGLLALYNYHDSSHEINEVYDAHLAQNARLLQGVMSMPVQEGSREALYQAFNDALGKAGRHQVGHPYESKLAFQVWGEGMALLVHTPSAPSIDPPPTAPGFYDFSSGGEQWRGFVLPVPEKHWLIWVGERDDVRYDLIDRIVRHTLFPFLLGSLALALLVWAAIGWGLRPLQNMANVIRRRHADSLEPLQLVPLPTELEPMQAAINRLLAQIDDLLRREHRFIADAAHEMRTPLAVLRLHAQNALAASNDAEREKALGFLVGGVDRLTRVVNQLLTLARVEPKLGQRASTRVDLAEVVTETLAELAPWILDRGLEPSLDIDEGDHHLQIDAGALGIALQNLVSNAVEHSPPGGRIAVSLRRLDSSVELVVEDEGTGIDEESLSRVFERFYSRNSPNGAGLGLSIVATIIGRMGGQVRLENRSAGGLAATLSFPLS, encoded by the coding sequence ATGAGCTCGCTACGCCAGCGTACGCTGTGGCGTGTGATGCTCTTGCTGCTACTCGGCACCGGCCTGCTTGCGCTCTATAACTACCATGACAGCAGCCACGAAATTAACGAGGTGTATGACGCGCATCTCGCCCAGAATGCGCGTTTGCTGCAAGGCGTCATGAGCATGCCGGTACAAGAGGGCTCGCGTGAGGCGCTGTATCAGGCCTTCAACGATGCCTTGGGCAAAGCGGGGCGGCACCAGGTGGGCCACCCTTACGAAAGCAAGCTGGCGTTCCAGGTCTGGGGTGAAGGCATGGCATTGCTGGTACATACACCCAGTGCGCCGTCAATTGACCCACCACCCACTGCTCCAGGGTTCTACGACTTTTCCAGTGGTGGTGAACAATGGCGCGGTTTCGTTTTGCCGGTGCCGGAAAAACACTGGCTTATCTGGGTGGGTGAGCGTGATGATGTGCGCTACGACCTGATCGACCGCATCGTTCGCCACACGCTGTTCCCGTTCCTGCTTGGCAGCCTGGCATTGGCACTGCTGGTGTGGGCTGCGATCGGCTGGGGGCTACGGCCACTGCAGAACATGGCCAATGTCATCCGCAGGCGCCATGCCGATTCGCTGGAGCCGCTGCAACTGGTACCGCTTCCCACTGAACTGGAGCCCATGCAGGCGGCCATCAATCGCCTGCTGGCGCAAATCGACGATCTGCTGCGACGTGAACATCGCTTCATTGCCGATGCTGCCCACGAAATGCGTACGCCTCTGGCCGTACTGCGGCTGCACGCGCAGAACGCGCTGGCCGCCAGCAATGATGCCGAGCGCGAGAAAGCCTTGGGCTTTCTTGTGGGCGGGGTCGATAGGCTGACACGGGTGGTCAACCAGTTGCTGACATTGGCCCGCGTTGAGCCAAAACTGGGGCAGCGAGCCAGCACCCGGGTCGACCTTGCCGAAGTCGTCACCGAAACCCTGGCTGAACTGGCGCCATGGATACTGGACCGTGGCCTGGAACCCTCGCTGGACATCGACGAAGGGGACCACCACCTGCAGATCGACGCTGGCGCGCTGGGCATTGCGCTACAGAACCTTGTGTCCAACGCGGTAGAACACTCACCGCCTGGTGGGCGCATAGCCGTGTCACTGCGGCGCCTGGACAGCAGCGTCGAACTGGTCGTCGAGGATGAAGGGACGGGTATCGATGAGGAGAGCCTGTCCCGTGTATTCGAACGCTTTTATAGCCGCAATAGCCCAAATGGTGCTGGCCTCGGGCTCTCCATCGTCGCTACCATCATCGGCCGCATGGGTGGGCAGGTACGTCTTGAAAACAGATCGGCTGGCGGGCTGGCCGCTACCCTGTCGTTTCCACTGTCTTGA
- a CDS encoding zinc-binding alcohol dehydrogenase family protein — translation MKAVVYTQPGLPIQDPQSLYDAQLPEPKPGARDLLVEVKAIAVNPVDTKIRASRGGEQPQVLGWDAVGVVREVGSEVTLFQPGDEVFYAGAIDRAGSYSERHVVDERIVGHKPRNLDNASAAALPLTSITAWELLFDRLGIEENGGQGQSLLVIGAAGGVGSILVQLASKLTQLVVIGTASRPETQAWVKELGAHHVIDHTKPIPHQLEALKLDPVDHVISLTHTDTYLPQLVEVLRPQGKLALIDDPAQLDVMPLKRKSLSLHWELMFTRSLYQTEDMIKQHQLLDRISQLVDDGVLKTTLGEHYGTINAEHLKRAHALIESGKARGKIVLEGF, via the coding sequence ATGAAGGCTGTCGTTTACACCCAACCCGGTTTGCCGATCCAGGACCCGCAGTCGTTGTATGACGCGCAGTTGCCCGAACCCAAGCCGGGAGCCCGGGATCTGCTGGTCGAGGTAAAGGCCATTGCTGTCAACCCGGTCGACACGAAAATCCGCGCGAGCCGCGGCGGTGAGCAACCACAGGTTCTCGGCTGGGATGCGGTTGGCGTTGTTCGCGAGGTTGGGTCAGAGGTCACGTTGTTCCAACCTGGCGATGAGGTTTTCTACGCCGGTGCCATCGACCGTGCTGGCAGCTACAGCGAGCGCCATGTGGTGGACGAGCGTATCGTCGGACACAAACCCCGCAACCTGGACAACGCCAGTGCCGCAGCCCTGCCCCTTACTTCCATCACCGCATGGGAGCTACTGTTCGACCGCCTGGGTATTGAGGAAAACGGGGGCCAGGGCCAAAGCCTTCTGGTGATCGGAGCCGCCGGCGGGGTGGGCTCGATCCTGGTCCAGCTCGCCAGCAAACTCACACAGCTGGTTGTCATCGGCACCGCTTCAAGGCCTGAAACCCAAGCCTGGGTCAAGGAGCTGGGGGCGCATCATGTCATCGATCACACCAAACCGATCCCCCATCAACTGGAAGCGCTCAAGTTGGACCCGGTCGATCATGTGATCAGCCTGACCCATACCGACACCTACCTCCCCCAACTGGTCGAAGTGCTTCGTCCACAAGGCAAGCTCGCGCTGATCGACGACCCGGCGCAACTGGATGTCATGCCGCTCAAGCGCAAATCCCTTTCCCTGCACTGGGAGCTCATGTTCACCCGTTCGCTGTACCAGACCGAGGACATGATCAAGCAGCATCAACTACTCGATCGCATTTCACAGCTGGTCGATGATGGGGTGCTCAAGACTACCCTCGGCGAGCACTACGGCACCATCAACGCCGAGCACCTCAAACGCGCTCACGCCTTGATCGAGAGCGGGAAAGCACGCGGCAAGATTGTTCTGGAAGGCTTCTGA
- a CDS encoding arsenate reductase ArsC, with amino-acid sequence MRVLFMCTANSCRSILSEAMFNHLAPPGFEAVSSGSFPKGQVLPRSLSTLQQANISTKGLSSKGNDAFEGNPPDIVITVCDKAAGEACPVYFGPALKSHWGLEDPSDVVGDEASVDAAFRATLARIESRCQAFFALPFDQLDRAQLKHALDRIGSL; translated from the coding sequence ATGCGAGTCCTGTTCATGTGCACGGCCAACAGCTGCCGCAGCATCCTTTCCGAAGCAATGTTCAACCACCTGGCACCGCCCGGTTTCGAGGCGGTCAGCTCTGGCAGCTTCCCCAAGGGCCAGGTGTTGCCACGCAGCCTGAGCACGTTGCAGCAAGCCAATATCTCGACCAAGGGCCTGAGCAGCAAAGGCAACGATGCGTTCGAGGGCAACCCGCCTGACATCGTCATCACCGTCTGCGACAAGGCCGCGGGCGAAGCCTGCCCGGTGTATTTCGGCCCTGCGCTGAAGTCGCATTGGGGGCTGGAAGACCCGTCCGATGTCGTGGGTGACGAAGCTTCGGTCGATGCGGCGTTCCGGGCCACACTGGCCCGCATCGAATCTCGCTGCCAGGCCTTCTTCGCACTGCCGTTCGATCAACTCGACCGCGCGCAGCTCAAGCACGCGCTGGATCGCATCGGCTCGCTTTGA